The Rhodospirillaceae bacterium genomic sequence ATGCCAACGCCTAAAAAAACCAGCGAGCATAAAAGGGCAATCGTAAAATACTGGAAGGTTTTTGATAATTGGGCCATCAGACATCCATAGGAATTGAACAGGTACAATCTAGCATCAAGTCGATAAAGGAATAAAGCACTATAGTGTCACATTCCCCTTATCCGGCCACTGATTAGAGTGCTAAGTAATCCTTACTGATTATAACCATTGTTTATGTCCATAAGAAAAAAACGTGGAAAATCAGCAAGCCAGTGGAAGAATCTGTTGATTTTCAAATGGTAACAGGATAGATGTAAAAACCAGGTCGCTGTCCCCATCGTCTAGAGGCCTAGGACACCACCCTTTCACGGTGGTGACACGGGTTCGAATCCCGTTGGGGACGCCATGTTTTCTCTCTGCTCATAAACTTCCATTTTTGAACTTTACCGGTCCTTTTTTTAAAAGACATTTTTAATGGAAATTTAAGCAAACATCCGCAGATTCCATATTTCTATTTTCCCCTACGTATTGTTCATGGTAAAGCCAATTAGCATTTTACCGAAAATAGGAATTTCATATGCTAGGAAAAAAATTACTCTATTTAGCTTTACTAGGGGTTGGGTTGTGCTCAGCAGAGCTTTATGCTCAAAATCCTAGGGTGCAAATGCTTACCGTTTCTTGGCCCAATGGATGTCAGCCAGAATATTGCCAAATGAAGCAAAGCCATGATTCTAGTCAATTATGGTGGGTTTGTAGTAATACGTCCCTAGATACAAACGAAACGGTATCGGGATTTGTTTCTTTGAAAACCGGACAATTAAAACCAGTCGGATTTTTACTGTCTAGGGATCAATTGAAAAAATTGCTTAATTTACCTCCGCAGGCCTATTTTAGGGTTGAAGCGGTAACGGCACCCCCAAAAAGAACTTCAACCTCTTTCTTCAAGAATGTGTCTTCAGGTTTCATCACGGCTCCGTTGCAAACCAATTGAAAATCTTAAAACGTTGGTCTAATATCCCCTAATCTATACCAGCCCCTAGAAATATATCCATCTTTTCCAGTTGAATTTTAGCTTTGATCGCCCCACCTCAGAAGTAGCGTAACCCGGCCTTTATAATAAATGATCGGAAAAGAGGGTCATGAATGAATAGATTTTTTACACTGCGTTTGTTTGTTGACCATTCTTTAGAGGCAGATGGATTGGTTGAGGTTAGTGAAGACCAAGCACACTATTTAACCCAAGTCATGCGAATAAAACCGTTGGAAGAAATCGCTCTTTTTAACGGCCGTGAGGGGGAATGGATTGCCCGTACAGAATCCATTAACCGCCGCCAGGTTCAATTACGTATCCTTAGGCTTAACCGCCTTCAACCGGCGGCTGTGGAATTGCATTTATTTTTTGCTTTATTAAAGAAAGACCCAACCGACTGGTTGATTGCCAAAGCAACCGAGTTGGGGGTTTCCCATTTTCACCCCATGATCACCCAATATACCATGGCGGAACGGGCAAAAATAGAGCGCTGGCAGCGTATTGCGGTGGAAGCCGCCGAGCAAAGCCAGCGTTTAAACATACCCCAAATGGACGAACCCGTTCCCTTAGCAACCGTTTTCCAAACATGGTCACCCGATTGTCCCGTTTTTCTGTGTGCGGAAAAAGGCCAAGCCCAATCTTTCAGATCCCTATTCGAAACTTCCGGCCATAAGTTTGCCCCGAAAGGGGCGGTCATGATTGGCCCAGAGGGGGGTTTTCATCAAAAAGAGCTTGATTTTATTGCCAGTCATCCTTTTGTTTGGGCGGTTGGGTTGGGCCCCAGAT encodes the following:
- a CDS encoding 16S rRNA (uracil(1498)-N(3))-methyltransferase, producing MNRFFTLRLFVDHSLEADGLVEVSEDQAHYLTQVMRIKPLEEIALFNGREGEWIARTESINRRQVQLRILRLNRLQPAAVELHLFFALLKKDPTDWLIAKATELGVSHFHPMITQYTMAERAKIERWQRIAVEAAEQSQRLNIPQMDEPVPLATVFQTWSPDCPVFLCAEKGQAQSFRSLFETSGHKFAPKGAVMIGPEGGFHQKELDFIASHPFVWAVGLGPRLLRAETAAMAALVSWQLCFGDTLERPAAMLSHPIN